Proteins encoded together in one bacterium window:
- a CDS encoding DUF2007 domain-containing protein, whose amino-acid sequence MPHCTFCQSEFVEGIETCSDCGRKLKPGSLPEPVAESFPDVGWIRLYECDNDLEAELITQLLENAGIPVLRKGTLRGSYGVMGSTMRLPGDRVILLVPEDRIGKAQRIVLSRLNAGRFGESMKRQRGEKAQIIRVKRRIRKR is encoded by the coding sequence TTGCCGCACTGTACCTTTTGCCAATCAGAGTTCGTCGAAGGCATTGAAACCTGTAGCGACTGCGGACGTAAACTGAAACCGGGATCGTTACCAGAGCCGGTTGCCGAGTCGTTTCCTGATGTCGGTTGGATTCGGCTCTATGAGTGCGATAATGATTTGGAAGCGGAGCTGATAACGCAGTTACTGGAAAATGCAGGTATTCCGGTACTGCGGAAAGGAACGCTGCGCGGCAGTTACGGTGTCATGGGTAGTACTATGCGACTTCCAGGCGACCGAGTCATTTTGCTTGTTCCTGAAGACCGGATTGGCAAAGCGCAAAGGATCGTTCTGTCACGATTGAATGCCGGTAGATTTGGCGAATCCATGAAACGGCAGCGCGGTGAAAAAGCGCAGATCATTCGCGTGAAAAGAAGAATTCGTAAACGGTAA